From one Paeniglutamicibacter psychrophenolicus genomic stretch:
- a CDS encoding YlxR family protein, with product MSLQQQPQRTCIGCRTVVDQNQLTRWVLRAKDGKSVPVPDPTRRLAGRGAWLHPNPECAQRAVQRGAFARSFRTNVDVSSLVAERRAKDRTQPGKPAFTNVQPESGSEI from the coding sequence GTGTCATTGCAGCAACAGCCGCAGCGCACGTGCATCGGTTGCCGCACCGTGGTGGACCAGAACCAGCTGACGCGCTGGGTCTTGAGGGCGAAGGACGGCAAGTCCGTCCCGGTGCCCGATCCGACCCGTCGTCTCGCCGGGCGGGGTGCTTGGCTGCACCCCAACCCGGAATGTGCCCAACGTGCCGTACAACGAGGGGCATTCGCTCGGTCCTTTCGGACCAACGTGGATGTCTCCTCACTTGTGGCGGAACGGCGGGCCAAGGACAGGACCCAACCTGGGAAACCGGCCTTCACAAACGTCCAACCTGAAAGCGGGTCAGAAATCTGA
- the nusA gene encoding transcription termination factor NusA has protein sequence MDIDMSALRMLEKEREIPIDVLIPTIEQALLIAYQKSPGAMPQARAEVDRRNGHVTIFATETEEDGTVVGEFDDTPTGFGRIAASTARQIILQRLRDAEDDNVVGEFKNKIGEIVSGQIQQGNNPIMVQVNLGVVEALLPPPEQVPGEKYTHGNRIRCYVVDVNRGPKGPAVTLSRSHPNLVRRLFELEVPEIADGAVEIMALAREAGHRTKIAVQGNVPGLNAKGACIGEMGSRVRAVMTELNDEKIDIVDYNDDPAKFIASALSPSKVVSVTITDPATRSARVVVPDYQLSLAIGKEGQNARLAAKLTGWRIDIVSDAVPAE, from the coding sequence TTGGACATTGATATGAGCGCGCTGCGCATGCTTGAAAAAGAGCGCGAAATCCCGATCGACGTGCTGATCCCCACCATTGAGCAGGCCCTGCTCATTGCGTACCAGAAGTCCCCGGGTGCGATGCCGCAGGCACGCGCCGAGGTCGACCGCCGCAACGGCCACGTGACGATCTTCGCCACCGAGACCGAGGAAGACGGCACCGTCGTGGGCGAGTTCGACGACACCCCCACCGGCTTCGGCCGCATTGCCGCCTCGACCGCACGCCAGATCATCCTGCAGCGCCTGCGCGACGCCGAGGACGACAACGTGGTGGGCGAGTTCAAGAACAAGATCGGCGAGATCGTCTCCGGGCAGATCCAGCAGGGCAACAACCCGATCATGGTCCAGGTCAACCTGGGTGTCGTGGAGGCCTTGCTGCCGCCGCCCGAGCAGGTGCCGGGGGAGAAGTACACCCACGGCAACCGCATCCGCTGCTACGTGGTCGATGTCAACCGCGGCCCCAAGGGCCCGGCAGTCACCCTGTCGCGTTCGCACCCGAACCTGGTCCGCCGGCTCTTCGAGCTCGAGGTCCCGGAGATCGCCGACGGTGCCGTGGAAATCATGGCACTGGCCCGCGAAGCCGGCCACCGCACCAAGATCGCCGTGCAGGGCAACGTCCCGGGCCTGAACGCCAAGGGCGCCTGCATCGGTGAAATGGGTTCGCGCGTGCGCGCCGTGATGACCGAGCTGAACGACGAGAAGATCGACATCGTCGACTACAACGACGATCCGGCCAAGTTCATCGCCTCGGCGCTGTCCCCGTCGAAGGTCGTCTCGGTGACCATCACCGATCCGGCCACCCGCTCGGCCCGCGTCGTGGTTCCCGACTACCAGCTTTCGCTGGCCATCGGCAAGGAAGGGCAGAACGCCCGCCTGGCGGCCAAGCTCACCGGCTGGCGCATCGACATCGTCTCGGACGCAGTCCCGGCCGAGTAA
- the rimP gene encoding ribosome maturation factor RimP produces the protein MTGKPADIQLEAARLTELLEPTVASHQLVLEEVQVRRAGDQRIVHVVVDLVDGTNGIELDAVAEVSRSISEALDKDPHDTADPYELEVSSPGTSRPLTLPRHWSRNVGRMVKVNVIGEDNLLGRLTAVDEEGITIVPEIEVKKGMKPKQGETRSIGFSSIRRGNVEVEFTRAEAAALQELELDPEDDENAEA, from the coding sequence ATGACCGGCAAGCCGGCAGACATCCAGCTCGAGGCGGCCCGCCTCACCGAACTACTGGAGCCCACCGTTGCCTCCCACCAGTTGGTGCTCGAAGAAGTCCAGGTGCGCCGCGCCGGGGACCAGCGCATCGTGCACGTGGTGGTCGACCTCGTCGACGGCACCAACGGCATCGAACTCGACGCGGTGGCAGAGGTTTCCCGCTCGATCTCCGAGGCATTGGACAAGGACCCGCACGACACCGCGGATCCGTACGAACTTGAAGTATCTTCCCCCGGAACCTCGCGTCCGCTGACCCTGCCGCGCCACTGGAGCCGCAACGTCGGGCGCATGGTGAAGGTCAACGTCATCGGCGAGGACAACCTGCTGGGCAGGCTGACCGCCGTGGACGAAGAGGGCATCACCATCGTCCCGGAGATCGAGGTCAAGAAGGGCATGAAGCCCAAGCAGGGCGAGACCCGCAGCATTGGCTTCTCGTCCATCCGCCGCGGCAACGTCGAGGTGGAGTTCACCCGGGCCGAGGCCGCGGCACTGCAAGAACTAGAGCTTGATCCAGAAGACGACGAAAACGCGGAGGCCTGA